A genomic region of Plasmodium cynomolgi strain B DNA, chromosome 5, whole genome shotgun sequence contains the following coding sequences:
- a CDS encoding hypothetical protein (putative) codes for GKFKKTQKVLKLKRIINPNDSRLQQNGQKEVKKNIKKNDEKVKQVTQIDSNLFFNYNENLSPPYNIILDTNFINSSIQYKLDIIKGCSELLLAKCNIYVTDCVVAEMEKLGQRFSLALKILKDPRYIRLTCTHKGTYADDCIVNRVTESRCYIIATNDRDLKIRLRKIPGVPILYAKNFKYKIERLPDNIMI; via the coding sequence GGGAAGTTCAAGAAAACGCAAAAGGTACTTAAGCTGAAGAGGATCATCAACCCAAATGACAGCAGGCTTCAACAGAACGGGcaaaaggaagtaaaaaaaaatattaaaaaaaatgacgagaAGGTAAAACAAGTAACCCAGATAGATagtaacttattttttaattataatgaaaatCTAAGTCCACCATATAATATAATCCTTGACACGAACTTCATAAACTCCAGCATACAATATAAGTTGGACATAATAAAAGGGTGCTCAGAATTACTGCTAGCCAAATGCAACATCTACGTGACAGACTGCGTTGTGGCGGAAATGGAAAAGCTTGGTCAACGATTTTCCCTGGCCCTAAAAATACTAAAGGATCCAAGATATATCAGACTGACCTGCACCCATAAAGGGACTTATGCAGATGATTGCATTGTCAACCGGGTCACTGAAAGCCGCTGCTATATCATTGCAACCAACGATAGGGACTTGAAAATCAGGTTAAGAAAAATTCCTGGCGTTCCCATT